The Hymenobacter swuensis DY53 genome includes the window TCTTGGGTGAGGAAGTAGGCCGCCGTGCCCCATACCTGGCGCTGGGGCCGGGTCAGCATGGCCAGCCCCAGCCGTTCCTGCCCGTATCCCCCTTGGTTATCCGGCTGGTAAGCCAGGTACAGCCGCTCGGGTGCCCCCTGGTCGCGCAGCCATTGGTTGAGGCTGGTCCGGAATTCCTCGCCCACCTCCGGCCCGTGCGCCGGGCGCTCATCTTGGCGCATGTAGCCGTGCAGAAACCGGTTGGTATAGCGACGGCCATCGGCCCGAAAGCTCAGGGTTACATAATCAGCCCACAGGGTCCCCCCTTCGGCCCGCCGCTCCACCAGGGCCTGCACTTCCGAGGGCTGAAAACGGGGCCAGAGCCGGGCTACCTGCCCCAGCAGGGCCGGATACAGTTGCCCAGGCTCCGAGGGCAGCTCCCGCAGTTGCAGTACCCGGGCATGCGTCGTAAAGCCCAGCAACTGCAGTGGCGGCAGCAGTTGCTGCGGCGGAGTAGCCGCCTCGGCCTCCTGCCGACGGGAGGCCGTCAGCTGCCCCGTGAGCTGCAGACTATCGAGCAGCGCGCGGCGAGCCACCCGGCGGGCGGGCAGGGTGGCCTCCGCCAGCATCAGCGCGGCACCCCGCTCGCACACGGCTTGCTCAGAAGTCAGCTCCTGCCGGAGCAGCGCGGCCTGCACCTGCTCGTAGGCCGCGTTGCTGAGTAGCCCCAGGGCGTGCAGGTCGCGGGCCAGGCGGGTGCGGGTTTTTCCCAATACACTGCGGCTTTCATGAATGAGGTGGCCGCTCGTCAGTATACCGCCTTGGCCCAGGGGCGGATAGATGGTCCTGTTCTTCAGTACTACTGCGTCCTCGGCCGGAATGGCGGCTTCCAGCTGCATGGGAGCCGGGCCGTGGGCCATCAGGTAGTTGGCAATGGCGGCGGTGTCGGTTTTGAACAGCCCGATGGCCGTTGCAACCAGTGCCTCCTGCTTTTTCTGTTCCGCTGGCGTATGCGGGAAATCGGTGCGGTAGAGCAGTTCAACAACAAATGCCTGGGCGCAGAAGGTGAGGACGGCCGCCGCACCCTGCCGGGGGGCGAATTCGCCGCTGCCCGACAACAGCTCCTGCGCATCCAGAACCTGCAGGCGTCCTTCGGCGGTGGTTTTGCGGAGCAGGTCGCGCCCCTCGGCCGTGAGAATGTGCTGCTGATACAGCCGGTCGGGCAGCTCCTGTACCGGCGGCTGCCCCCGGCAAGTCAGCGCCACACTGGTAATCAGGAGCCATAGGAATACTACACGTTTCATACAGGGGCAAATATGCACGTTTTGGCCCTGTATGGAACGGGCACAGCAGTTCGTGCAAAGGCCGTACCCCACCCGAAAAGTCAGAATCCGGCGGCTTGTGGTTTGGGCAGGCGGGCAGAAAGCCCGAAGTAGCAGCCCGTACCGGCCCCGGCAACTCTGCCCCGGCAGCCGAGTATAACCCCCACCCAATTTCCTTTCTTGCGGCTATGCTTTTTTACACGGTTATGAAGCCCCTCGTGCAGGTGGCCTTGCGCGTTTTCTTCCGCAAGCTCGAAATCCGCCACCGGGAGCGGCTGCAGCTGCCGGGGCCGCTGCTTATCTGCAGCAACCACCCCAACACGCTCATGGACCCGCTGATTGCGGCAGCCAGCCGGCGGCAGTCGGTGGCGTTTCTGGCCAAAAGCACTTTCTTCAAAAATCCGATTTCCCGGGCCATTATGGAGTCGGGCAACTCCATTCCCATCTACCGCCGTCAGGACCTCGATACCGGCGCCGAAACCCTGACCCCGGCCCAGCTCGAAGCTCAGAACGAAAAGGCCTTCGGGCGCTGCTACGACTATTTTGACCGGGGCGGCACCATCATGATTTTCCCCGAGGGCACCAGTGTGTCGGAGCGGCGGCTGCGGCCCCTCAAAACCGGGGCGGCCCGCATTGCGCTGGGCGCCGAAGCCCGCCACGACTTCCGCCTGGGCCTGCGAATTATGCCCCTGGGCATCAACTACTTCGACCCGCAACGCTTCCGCTCCGACGTGTTCGTGAACATGGCAGAGCCCATTACGGTAGCCGACTACGCCGACCAGTACCGCCAGGACCCCGAAGCCGCCGCCGACGCCCTGACCGAGGAAATCCGCCACCGCATGGAGCAGCGCCTCGTTATCACACGCACCGATGAAGAAGATGAGCTGGTGACGCAGGTGGAGCGCACCTTCGGCCAGCACCTGATTCAGGACGACGAGGAAACCCTTTACGACAACTTCCAGCTCAGCCGCACCCTACTACGGGCCGTGCGCTACTTCGAGCAGCACGACGCCGGCCGCCTGGGCGACGTACGGGAACGGCTGCACAGCTACCACCAAGAGCTGCACCGCCTGCGCCTCACCGACGATGCCCTCGAAACCCGGGGCCCGGCCGGAGCCCGCCGTAACCGCGCTCTGGAGGCTGGCCTGCGCCTAACGCTGGGGGCCCCGGTGTACCTATACGGGCTTATTAACAGCTACATTCCCTACAAAATACCGTCCGTTATTGCCCAACGGGCCACTAAAGACGTGGAGTTCGTGTCTCCCATCCTGCTGGTAACAGGGATGCTGACGTTCACCCTGTTCTACTTGGGCCAGACGGCGCTGGTGCACTACCTCACGGACAGCTGGCTCTGGACGCTGCTGTATTTTATCAGCCTGCCGCTCACCGGCTTTTACGCCCTGAGCTACGCCGGCAACCTGGCCGAGCGGCTGCGCCGCCTGCGGGCGCTGCGCCTGTTCCGCCAAGAGCGCCCCGTGATGGAAAGTCTGCTCCGCCAGCGCACTGAGCTCATCCGCCTCCTGCGCGAAGCCCGTGCCGCCTACCTAGCGAAAGTATAAGGGTTCAGGAGCATAGAGTGCGCGGGGATTTTCATCCTCCACGTATCAAATCACCGCATATCTTGCTTCAGGCCGCCGCCCAGCGTGAGGATATCGGGTAAGCGGAGGGTGCGGTTGGTGAGGGCACTGATCAGGTGCAGGTCGTTGGCGCTAAGCTCGGCGTAGGCGGCAGTGCGGGTTGAGCCGGTACGGCCATAATTTAGGCGGGTGCCAGCCAGCAGGCCCAGGCGCACCGCCGAGGACCACCAGTAGTAGCCAGGCCGGTAGCGGCCGGCCGTATTGTTGGTCAGGAAAAACTGTTTTCCCGTGGTGTAGTTCACCATAGCCCCGAGCGTAAACGGCTGGGCCTGCCAGCGGGCGTCGCCCAACCCAGCTTTCCAGGGCAGCCAGGTAGTTTTCAGGGTGACGATGGCCAGCGGCTTACTTCCGCTCAGCCGGCGCGGCACGTAACCCACCAGCAGCTCCGGCTCCAGCCGCTCGTGGGCCAGCCGGTAGCCACCGCCCAGCGCCACCAAGCCCGTACCGCCCGCTACGTGTAGCGTCAGAAAATACGGCCCGGCGGCGGCTTGTTGCGCCCGCGCTGGTATGCTTGCCAGCAAAACTACCGCCAACGCCCTGAGAGCCGTGATATTAGCTACCCGCCCCATACGCAACGGTTTCGAGGCGAAATTCCCGCTGCCCCCACACCGTGAGAATGTGGTAGCGTTTCTTCTGCAGGCTGTAGGTGGTCAGGTAAGTTACACCGTCGTGGAAGGGCTGCCCGGCCGTGAAACGGTGGACGTGCGCCGCCAGATGAAACACTAGTTGCGGACAGCTGCGCAGCGCCGCCGTATACGCCGACACCAGTTCCGGGTCAAAATCCTCATCGGTGGGCGGCATGTGGCCCACTACAATCGTGCGCCGGCTGCCAGCAGTGTCGGCCAGTTGCTGCCGGAGCCAAGCCATATCAGGCACTTGGCGGCCAAAACCGTATTCCCGCCCGTTGGTATCGAGGCAGATGAAGCGGGTTTGCTGGTACTGGAAGCTGTAGTTCAGAGGGCCGTAAATGTGCTGGTACACGGCCCGGCCATTACCGACCAGGTCGTGGTTGCCGATAACGGTCAGAAAGGGCACCCGCAGTGCGTTCAGCCGCTGGTTTACCCATCGGAACTCCCGCGTGAGGCCAAAATCGGAAATATCCCCGCCCACCAGCACGAAATCAACGGCTCGCTGCTGGTTTACGCTGGCGACGAAGGCCTCCGTTTCATCGTAGAACCGCTGGGTGTCGCCCACGAACACGAAGCGTAGCGTGTCATCGGCCGGCTGAACCTCCAGACGGCGCAGGTTTTGCGCCGTGAGGCTCCGCTCCCGAGCGGGCACGTAGGCTTGGTTGGGGCTGAACTCCACCAGCTGACACCCGGCCAGCCACAGCAATACAATTACTCCCAAGCCCCGAAGCTGCATGATTCGTGCAGGTCAAGTTGCAAAAGATGGTTCAGCCGCTGCCTGCCAGCCGCTTATCATCAGCCTGCCGGACCTAGATATCCAGCTTCAGCCCTAGGCTCAACACCAGAATATCCGCCGGCGAAAGGCTTTTTCGATTCTGAGCGTAGCTCAGAATATACAAGTCATTAGTCCCTAGCTCGTAGAAAGCCGAGAGGTTGCGAGCGTAGCCGGAGGCGGTGGGCGGCAAGGCGTAGCTTAGGCGGCTGCCCAGTAAAGCCCCGATGCGTGTATCGGTAGAAAACCAATAGTATCCCTTGGTGTACTGGTTGGGTTCTTCGTCGTTGATGGTGCCGTGGGTGTAGCTGAAATAGCCGCCCACCGTGAGCGGCTTCACCGACCACTTATCCTTGATGGGCAAGGTCCAGGGCGAGTACAGCAGCTTGGCCGATGCCAGGGACAGAGCCGAGCCGGCATACTTTTCGGGTACGTAGCCCACCAGAATATCCAGCTCCAGCCGGTCCTTAAGTGTGAAGCCGGCCCCACCGGCTACCATCCCCAGGCCGCCGCCGGTTTGCAGCACTACGTGGTTGGGGCGATACCAAGGCCGGCTATTGCCGGAAGTCGCTCGGGGAATTGACGCTGTCGTGGTTACGCCCAAAGTATCGGGCGCGGCAACGGAAGAAATAGGGCTAGCCGACGCGACCAGCGGAGCAGCCACTAGGGCCACTGAGAGTATATGCTGTAGCATCGGACTTAGAACGTTACTTGTTTGAGGCGGAAGCCTTTGTCACCCCACACCGTCAGAATCACGTACTGGCGCGACTCGAACGACGACGAATTAATATAGGTCACCCCGTCCTCGAACGGCTCCCCAATGCTAAACGCGTGGCGGTGCCCGTTCAACTCGAATATCAGGCGCGGATCCTGGCGCAAAGCACCCGCATAGGCCTCCCGCAACGCCGGGTCAAAGTCCTCATCCTGGGGCGGGACGTGGCTGATGATGACGTGGCGGCGGGCCGTGCGGTCGGC containing:
- a CDS encoding lysophospholipid acyltransferase family protein, giving the protein MLFYTVMKPLVQVALRVFFRKLEIRHRERLQLPGPLLICSNHPNTLMDPLIAAASRRQSVAFLAKSTFFKNPISRAIMESGNSIPIYRRQDLDTGAETLTPAQLEAQNEKAFGRCYDYFDRGGTIMIFPEGTSVSERRLRPLKTGAARIALGAEARHDFRLGLRIMPLGINYFDPQRFRSDVFVNMAEPITVADYADQYRQDPEAAADALTEEIRHRMEQRLVITRTDEEDELVTQVERTFGQHLIQDDEETLYDNFQLSRTLLRAVRYFEQHDAGRLGDVRERLHSYHQELHRLRLTDDALETRGPAGARRNRALEAGLRLTLGAPVYLYGLINSYIPYKIPSVIAQRATKDVEFVSPILLVTGMLTFTLFYLGQTALVHYLTDSWLWTLLYFISLPLTGFYALSYAGNLAERLRRLRALRLFRQERPVMESLLRQRTELIRLLREARAAYLAKV
- a CDS encoding metallophosphoesterase family protein — translated: MQLRGLGVIVLLWLAGCQLVEFSPNQAYVPARERSLTAQNLRRLEVQPADDTLRFVFVGDTQRFYDETEAFVASVNQQRAVDFVLVGGDISDFGLTREFRWVNQRLNALRVPFLTVIGNHDLVGNGRAVYQHIYGPLNYSFQYQQTRFICLDTNGREYGFGRQVPDMAWLRQQLADTAGSRRTIVVGHMPPTDEDFDPELVSAYTAALRSCPQLVFHLAAHVHRFTAGQPFHDGVTYLTTYSLQKKRYHILTVWGQREFRLETVAYGAGS